The nucleotide window TTCAGTTTGATTGGAACCATTGCCTTTGCCGTTTCCGGGGCCATTGTGGCAATGGAAGAAGAGTATGATTTATTTGGGGTGTACATATTAGGAATTGTTACAGCTTTTGGAGGCGGGGCCATCCGGAATATTTTGATCGGCCTTCCTGTCTCGACATTATGGAACCAGGAGTTTCTGTTTCAGATTGCCCTTTTGGCGATTACGATTTTCTTTCTGATTCCTCATCATTTAATTAAACATTGGAACCGCTGGGGTAATATGACCGATGCAATCGGCTTATCCGCGTTTGCCATTCAAGGGGCAATGCATGCGGTCCATCAGGATTTACCGATTGTAGCCGTCATTGTAGCGGCTGTGTTGACAGGTGCCGGAGGTGGGGTTGTTCGCGACTTGCTTGCCGGTAGAAAACCCATTGTACTACGGCATGAAATTTATGGGGTGTGGGCGGCCAGTGCAGGATTTTTAATCGGCCTTGAAATTTTTGCAGGCGATCTGTTTTTATATATATTATTTATTATCATTACCTTCTTGCGCATATGTTCCTACACAAAAGGCTGGAGACTGCCATCGAAAAAAATCCATTATAATAAATAGCATAAATAAAGGGAGCGTCGAACAGATCGACACTCCCTTTCTCTTGGACGTTATTTAAATTCTAACTCTCCATCATAGGCCATCATTCCGCCATCTAAATTCGTTACATCAAAACCTTGTTCTTCCAGATATTCGCATGCATTTGCACTACGTACGCCGCCTTTACATACGACAATATAGGATTTTGAATTGTCCAATTCATTAGTACGTTCAGGGATTGAGCCAAGTGGAATATGTACAGCACCTGGAATCATTCCGTGTTCCACTTCAAAATCTTCACGAACATCGATTACATTTAAATCTTCATTTGCATCGAGTAAATTGATCAGTTCATCTGTTGTCATCGTTTTCATCAAAAATCCTCCAATACTTATAACATCTTAGTCATTATAATCAATCAGACCAAAATTCGCTACAAGTTTGGCTGTGTTGTTACTCTTCTTCCGATAAAGATACAGTTTTGGACGGTACAAAAGTAGAAATTGCATGCTTGTAAATAAGCTGCTGTTTTCCTTCCGACTCCAAAAGTACGGTAAAATTATCATATGATTTTATAAGTCCTTTTAATTGGAAACCATTTAACAAAAATACTGTTACAAAAACATTATTTTTACGTAAATTGTTTAAAAAAGTATCTTGCAAATTAATCGATTTCATCGTCGTTCAATCTCCCTTACCATAAAATACATGCAATAGTTACCTATTCGTTATTCGGACAAAATTTCCCTTTAATTTTTAATGCTTTTCAAATAAACTTTTTATTTTACTCCAATCATTTCCGATCCATGCAATATCCATTTTATTACGGAAATAGGTAAGCTGGCGTTTCGCGTAGCGTCTGGAGTTTTGTTTAATCTGCTCCACTGCTTCATCAAGTGACACAAGTCCATCAAAATGAGCATACAATTCTTTATAGCCGATTGCTTTTATCGCCTGGACATCACGTATCCCTGCATCATACAATGCCTGTACTTCTTCAACAAGACCTGCTTTCATCATCAAATCCACACGCAAGTTAATTCTTTCATATAACTTTTCACGGTCCATATCCAACCCGATGATTAAATGGTTATATAACGGAATGTCCCCTCGATTGAATTGTTCTTCTGCTCGAGAAACCCCTGAAAGTTCCGCCATTTCCAATGCTCGAATAACACGTCTTGTATTATTCGGATGGATGGTTGCAGCAGTTTCCGGATCGATTTGCACAAGTTTTGCATGCATCGCTTCCGGGCCTAATACTTCAAGTTCTTTATAATAGTTTTCGCGTGCTGCTTCATCGACTTCCTGTTTCGCAAATTGAAAATCATACAGGACAGATTGTACATATAGCCCCGTTCCTCCAACTATAATCGGCATTTTACCTCGAGCTTGGATCTCTTCAATTTTCCCGCGAACAAGCTGCTGATATTCCGCAACCGAAAATCCTTCCGTCGGTTCCTTAATATCGAGCAAGTGATGTGGAACACCTTCCATTTCGGCTTCGGTAATTTTGGCCGTTCCAATATCCATATGACGATAGATCTGCATGGAATCTCCGTTTATTATTTCGCCGTCAATCTCTTTTGCCAAGCGGATACTTAGCGCTGTTTTTCCGGATGCAGTAGGACCGATAATGGCCACGACATCGATTTTATTATTCATCTTTTAACCACCGTACAATTATTTCTCTTACTTGTTCTTTCTTTTTTTCATTCAGAATTTCATGGCGCATTCCTTCAAATATATGCACCTTCACATGCTCCACACCGGCACGTGCAAGCAGTTTCCCTACCCGAAGCGCTCCTTCAGCTTCAGGTCCGGCGATCGGATCATATGTCCCGTTTGCAACGAGTATTTTTAGATCAGAGCGTATGCGCGCATTGGCCTGTTCATCTTCCATCTTAAGCATGCCACCCGTTAGATCAACGAAAAATTGATTTGTCGGAATCAATCCGCAAAATGGATCATCGATATATTTCTGTACTTCTTCTTCATCGGTAGTAAGCCAGTCAAAATTTGTTTTCGCATCCTTAATTTTTCGGTTAAAACTGCTAAAACTAAGATCATTCATGAAATCGCTCTGAATTTGTGCCCCCTGCAGGTTTACCAGCTGCTTCGCGATAATATGCCCTGCCTTATGAAGCAATGTCGGTGATCCCGTCCCCGATAAAATCAGCCGTTCAATTTTATCGCTATGCTGTTGAATAAAACGGCGCGCTATAAACGACCCCATACTGTGACCGAATAAAATAGGCCGTTCCGTTGTTTCTTTCTTTAAAAAAGAGAGCACTTCTACAACATCATCAACAACAAGTTCAAAACCCTCTTCAGGTCCGAAATAGCCGAACATGCCATTTTTTTGCGCTGTATAACCATGTCCGCGATGATCATGGGCTGTTACAAAATACCCTTCATCACATAGCTTTTCCGCGAAATTTTCATAACGCCCGCTATGTTCCGACATCCCGTGCAAAATATGAACATGTCCAATTCGCTTTTTACTTGGTGAATAAGTACGGACGAAAATATCGTGACCGTCTGACATTGTGACAAAAAATGACCGTTGCTCCATAAAACCATCCCCTCGTTTATGAATTACATTACACGTTTAAACATTTTTTCCACTTCATATGACGTAAAATGGATTAATACAGGTCGTCCATGTGGACATGTGAACGGATTGTCGGCATTTCGTAAATCATGGATCAGTCTTTCCATCTGCTCTTTATTCAAATAATGATTCGCTTTAATCGACTTTTTACAGCTCATCATAATGGCCGCGTCTTCTCGTAATTTTTTTATATCGGTTTTCCTTGCACTTAACACTTGCTCGATCAATTCCTCGATAATTTCCTGTTCCTCACCTTTCGGGAACCAAGTCGGGTATTCGCGGACAACAAATGAAGAAAGTCCGAATTCTTCCAGGAAAACACCTACTTCTTCAAGTGCCTCCTTCGACTCTTTTAATCGCAAAGCCTCATCTGCCGCATAATGGAATGTCAATGGCATAAGGAGTGTCTGCCGTTCGTTCGCATTCACTTCCCCGACTTTATCACGGAAATACTCATACTTGATCCGCTCCTGTGCTGCATGCTGGTCAATTAAATAAAATCCGTCTTCCATTTGGGCCACAATATACGTCCCGTGAATCTGACCGACAATTTCAACTTGCGGGAAATGCCTTTTTGATTCGGCTTCTACCTGTATTGTTTCTTGCGGATAGGTTTGATAGGTTTCCTCTTCAACAGTTGGTAGATCATCGAAATCGGACCGATTAGGCTGTTCACTGCTTTCCTGAACGGTTGAAACTGGATGCATTTCCGGTTGTTGCTTAGTCGAAGTCGGTACTGGCGCATATGGTTCTTTTACAACAGAGGCTTCACTTGATAATCGATCAACAATTGTCGACAACTTTTCTTCATTGAATGTCGGCTGTGTTGAAGGTGCAGCTACCGGGTTCCAAATATTCATCTGTTCAGTCGGCGTCCGGATCGGCTTCTCCTTTTTTTCAGCGAGTGGAATGCGAATAACATCACGGATTGCAGTACGGATCGTATCTTCAATAAGCTTCAGCAGTTCCGGTTCTTTACTTAAGCGGACCTGATGCTTCGCAGGATGCACATTGACATCAGTTAATTGCGGATCTCCCTCAACATACAAAAGTACAATCGGAAAACGCTCTATCGGTAAATACGTATGATAGGCATCTGTAATTGCCTTCTGAATCACAAAATGTTTGACCCAGCGTCCATTGACGAAAAGGGACATATAGTTTTTCGAAGCACGCGTCACTTCTGGCAAACTTGCAAAACCATGAATTTTATAATCCTGATTTTGACCTTCAAACGGCAGCATTTTCTTCGCATTTTGTGCACCGTAAATGGCTGCCAATACTTGCTGAACTTGGCCGCGCCCGTTCGTTTGCAATAATGTTTGCCCATTATGCACAAGTTTAACCGCAATCGTAGGATAGCCAAGTGCAATCCGGTTAACAAAATCGATTGTATGCCCAAGCTCGGTCTGAATCGTTTTTAAATATTTCAGTCGTGCCGGTGTATTAAAGAACAGCTGTGCAACAGTAATATCTGTTCCCCTACGCAGTGCGGTCGGCTGATGTTCCTTCAAATGACCGCCTTCCATATACAAATGGACACCGCCATTCCCGTCGGATGTGCGTAATGTTAATTTGGAAACCGAAGCAATCGATGCCAATGCTTCACCACGGAAACCAAGTGTGCGAATGCGGAACAGATCCTGTTCTTTTTCTATTTTTGATGTGGCATGGCGCGAAAAGGATTTAAGCGCGTCCTCCTCGTCCATACCACTTCCGTTATCAATGACTTGTATTGAATGAAGGCCAGCTTCTTCCAGGAAAATTTCGATTGACGTACTGCCCGCATCGATTGCATTTTCTACTAGCTCTTTTACAACAGATGAAGGACGTTCTACTACTTCACCGGCTGCAATTTTATTCGATAGCCACTCATCCATTATGTGAATTTTTCCCAAAGCCGTTCCCTCCTTTATTAATTTCCTAATAATTTTTGCTGCAGTTCATGCAATAATGTCATTGCCTGCATTGGTGTTGTACCCATCACATTCAGTTTTTTCAATGCATCGAGCACTTCTTGTTGTTCCGGTGCGATTGATGGCGCTTCCTCCATTGTAAACAATGAAAGCTGCAAATCGTCCTCCGCCACCTGTTCCGCT belongs to Solibacillus sp. FSL W7-1436 and includes:
- the mutL gene encoding DNA mismatch repair endonuclease MutL, whose translation is MGKIHIMDEWLSNKIAAGEVVERPSSVVKELVENAIDAGSTSIEIFLEEAGLHSIQVIDNGSGMDEEDALKSFSRHATSKIEKEQDLFRIRTLGFRGEALASIASVSKLTLRTSDGNGGVHLYMEGGHLKEHQPTALRRGTDITVAQLFFNTPARLKYLKTIQTELGHTIDFVNRIALGYPTIAVKLVHNGQTLLQTNGRGQVQQVLAAIYGAQNAKKMLPFEGQNQDYKIHGFASLPEVTRASKNYMSLFVNGRWVKHFVIQKAITDAYHTYLPIERFPIVLLYVEGDPQLTDVNVHPAKHQVRLSKEPELLKLIEDTIRTAIRDVIRIPLAEKKEKPIRTPTEQMNIWNPVAAPSTQPTFNEEKLSTIVDRLSSEASVVKEPYAPVPTSTKQQPEMHPVSTVQESSEQPNRSDFDDLPTVEEETYQTYPQETIQVEAESKRHFPQVEIVGQIHGTYIVAQMEDGFYLIDQHAAQERIKYEYFRDKVGEVNANERQTLLMPLTFHYAADEALRLKESKEALEEVGVFLEEFGLSSFVVREYPTWFPKGEEQEIIEELIEQVLSARKTDIKKLREDAAIMMSCKKSIKANHYLNKEQMERLIHDLRNADNPFTCPHGRPVLIHFTSYEVEKMFKRVM
- the hfq gene encoding RNA chaperone Hfq — its product is MKSINLQDTFLNNLRKNNVFVTVFLLNGFQLKGLIKSYDNFTVLLESEGKQQLIYKHAISTFVPSKTVSLSEEE
- a CDS encoding alpha/beta hydrolase; the protein is MEQRSFFVTMSDGHDIFVRTYSPSKKRIGHVHILHGMSEHSGRYENFAEKLCDEGYFVTAHDHRGHGYTAQKNGMFGYFGPEEGFELVVDDVVEVLSFLKKETTERPILFGHSMGSFIARRFIQQHSDKIERLILSGTGSPTLLHKAGHIIAKQLVNLQGAQIQSDFMNDLSFSSFNRKIKDAKTNFDWLTTDEEEVQKYIDDPFCGLIPTNQFFVDLTGGMLKMEDEQANARIRSDLKILVANGTYDPIAGPEAEGALRVGKLLARAGVEHVKVHIFEGMRHEILNEKKKEQVREIIVRWLKDE
- a CDS encoding rhodanese-like domain-containing protein, giving the protein MKTMTTDELINLLDANEDLNVIDVREDFEVEHGMIPGAVHIPLGSIPERTNELDNSKSYIVVCKGGVRSANACEYLEEQGFDVTNLDGGMMAYDGELEFK
- the miaA gene encoding tRNA (adenosine(37)-N6)-dimethylallyltransferase MiaA, with amino-acid sequence MNNKIDVVAIIGPTASGKTALSIRLAKEIDGEIINGDSMQIYRHMDIGTAKITEAEMEGVPHHLLDIKEPTEGFSVAEYQQLVRGKIEEIQARGKMPIIVGGTGLYVQSVLYDFQFAKQEVDEAARENYYKELEVLGPEAMHAKLVQIDPETAATIHPNNTRRVIRALEMAELSGVSRAEEQFNRGDIPLYNHLIIGLDMDREKLYERINLRVDLMMKAGLVEEVQALYDAGIRDVQAIKAIGYKELYAHFDGLVSLDEAVEQIKQNSRRYAKRQLTYFRNKMDIAWIGNDWSKIKSLFEKH
- a CDS encoding trimeric intracellular cation channel family protein, with the translated sequence MAWEVFSLIGTIAFAVSGAIVAMEEEYDLFGVYILGIVTAFGGGAIRNILIGLPVSTLWNQEFLFQIALLAITIFFLIPHHLIKHWNRWGNMTDAIGLSAFAIQGAMHAVHQDLPIVAVIVAAVLTGAGGGVVRDLLAGRKPIVLRHEIYGVWAASAGFLIGLEIFAGDLFLYILFIIITFLRICSYTKGWRLPSKKIHYNK